Proteins found in one Mustela lutreola isolate mMusLut2 chromosome 12, mMusLut2.pri, whole genome shotgun sequence genomic segment:
- the LOC131812333 gene encoding olfactory receptor 13C7-like, with protein MEKANWSSPVTGFIIMGLSAYPKLEKMFFVLILLMYLMILLGNGALILVTIFDSHLHTPMYFFLGNLSFLDICYTTSSIPLALDGFLTPRKTISFSACAVQMFLSFAMGATECVLLGMMAFDRYVAICNPLRYPVVMSKATYVPMAVSSWAIGGTASVVHTSLIIQLPFCGNNVINHLACELLAVLKLACADISINVISMGVTNVVLLGVPVLFISISYAFIIVTILRIPSAEGRRKAFSTCSAHFTVVVIFYGTLFFMYGKPKSKDPLGNDKEDLSDKLIPLFYGVVTPMLNPIIYSLRNKDVKAAVRNLVPQKCFAQ; from the coding sequence ATGGAAAAAGCCAATTGGTCTTCCCCTGTGACGGGTTTCATTATCATGGGCCTCTCAGCCTACCCAAAGCTGGAGAAAATGTTCTTTGTGCTCATCCTCCTAATGTACCTGATGATCCTGCTGGGCAATGGGGCCCTCATCCTAGTGACCATCTTTGACTCACACCtgcacacacccatgtacttcttcctggggAACCTCTCCTTCCTGGACATCTGCTACACAACCTCTTCCATCCCTCTAGCCTTGGACGGCTTCCTGACTCCCAGGAAAACCATCTCCTTCTCAGCCTGTGCCGTGCAGATGTTTCTCTCCTTTGCCATGGGTGCCACAGAATGTGTGCTTCTGGGCATGATGGCATTtgatcgctatgtggccatctgtaacccCCTTAGGTATCCCGTGGTCATGAGCAAGGCTACCTATGTCCCCATGGCTGTCAGCTCCTGGGCTATTGGTGGTACAGCTTCTGTGGTACACACGTCTTTGATAATTCAGCTGCCTTTCTGTGGGAACAACGTCATTAACCACCTTGCCTGTGAGCTACTAGCTGTCCTAAAGTTGGCCTGTGCTGACATCTCCATCAATGTAATCAGCATGGGGGTGACCAATGTTGTGTTACTGGGAGTCCCAGTTCTGTTCATCTCCATCTCTTATGCGTTCATCATTGTTACCATCCTGAGGATCCCCTCAgctgagggaagaagaaaggccttctccacctgctctgCCCACTTCACTGTGGTGGTCATCTTCTATGGGACCTTATTTTTCATGTATGGGAAGCCCAAGTCTAAGGATCCCCTAGGGAATGACAAGGAGGACCTTTCAGACAAGCTCATCCCCCTTTTCTATGGGGTGGTGACCCCCATGCTCAACCCCATCATCTACAGCCTCAGGAACAAGGACGTGAAGGCTGCTGTGAGGAACCTGGTGCCTCAGAAATGTTTTGCCCAGTAA